In a single window of the Leptospira harrisiae genome:
- a CDS encoding sensor histidine kinase: MSFIALLNLATLLVYGIAIVLIVKNLVHRPSYRGEGAFVLILAIIPCYVSISNVFEHGFFIDYFDDYEGFFKDLYAMFFLIYLYVHSVKKEQTQRIEHERQIKSDFKLKTKLLTEIHHRVNNNLQIISGLLAMQVESENDIKLTTSLGLIQNRIMAIASVHKIIYGSPNLLYVDLNLIFDSILGNLKNTYINKENNVELYEKIEEGLEMDLDRAIPMGLILNELVSNSFRHAFMNRNHGKIIVNLGKTINQFVLVVKDDGNGIDNSILDGKGMGLSLVRNLVKQLRGTMEIKKENGATVEIKFPILNESQIHI; encoded by the coding sequence ATGAGTTTTATTGCGTTACTAAATCTTGCCACACTATTAGTTTATGGTATCGCAATTGTATTGATCGTAAAGAACTTAGTTCATAGGCCCTCATATCGAGGGGAAGGTGCATTTGTTTTAATATTGGCGATTATCCCATGTTATGTGAGTATTTCGAATGTTTTTGAACATGGTTTTTTTATAGATTATTTTGATGATTATGAAGGCTTTTTTAAAGATCTTTACGCAATGTTCTTTTTAATTTATTTGTATGTTCACTCTGTCAAAAAAGAGCAAACTCAAAGGATCGAACATGAAAGACAAATTAAATCTGATTTCAAATTAAAAACCAAATTGCTCACTGAGATTCATCACCGAGTGAACAATAATTTACAAATTATTTCCGGACTTTTGGCGATGCAAGTTGAATCAGAGAACGATATAAAATTGACTACTTCGCTTGGTTTAATTCAGAACCGTATTATGGCGATTGCATCCGTTCATAAGATTATTTATGGTTCACCAAATTTACTGTATGTGGATTTAAATCTTATTTTTGATTCTATATTAGGAAATTTAAAAAATACATACATTAACAAAGAAAATAATGTAGAATTATATGAGAAAATTGAAGAGGGATTAGAAATGGATTTGGATCGGGCGATCCCTATGGGTTTGATTCTAAATGAGTTAGTTTCTAATTCCTTTCGTCATGCTTTTATGAATCGAAACCATGGAAAAATTATCGTAAACCTTGGTAAAACTATAAACCAATTTGTTCTTGTTGTAAAAGATGACGGAAATGGAATTGATAATTCTATTTTAGATGGAAAAGGAATGGGGTTATCACTCGTTAGAAACCTTGTAAAGCAGTTGCGGGGGACAATGGAAATCAAAAAAGAAAATGGTGCCACTGTCGAAATCAAATTTCCAATATTAAACGAAAGTCAAATTCATATTTAA
- a CDS encoding HAD family hydrolase, with protein sequence MKFYQKKKNWIFDMDGTLTIAMHNFSEIKRQLGLPEDTDILTSLSRLPPKESLEKHTLLDAIELEIARLANPSPGSFELLQKINLQSNNLGILTRNSFNNSVETLKVTGLFTYFQTDFIFCREHVLPKPDPEGIIRLMELWEANPNDTVMIGDYIYDLEAGKAAGVDTVYIDPEGKFPFKDAATHCIRQLDEILFL encoded by the coding sequence ATGAAGTTCTACCAGAAAAAAAAGAATTGGATTTTCGATATGGATGGTACCTTGACGATTGCAATGCATAATTTTTCCGAGATTAAACGACAGTTAGGTCTTCCTGAAGACACAGATATACTAACATCACTTTCTCGATTACCTCCTAAAGAATCCTTGGAGAAACATACTCTGTTGGATGCAATCGAATTAGAAATTGCGAGATTAGCAAATCCATCTCCCGGTAGTTTTGAATTACTTCAAAAAATCAACTTACAATCTAACAATTTAGGTATACTTACAAGAAATAGTTTTAATAATTCGGTTGAAACATTAAAAGTAACGGGTCTTTTCACTTATTTCCAAACAGATTTTATCTTCTGCCGAGAACATGTCTTACCAAAACCAGATCCAGAAGGAATCATACGTTTGATGGAACTTTGGGAGGCAAACCCAAATGACACTGTCATGATAGGTGATTATATTTATGATTTAGAAGCGGGGAAAGCTGCCGGAGTGGATACCGTGTATATTGATCCAGAAGGTAAATTTCCTTTTAAAGATGCAGCCACTCACTGCATCAGACAATTGGATGAAATTCTTTTCTTATAG